From the genome of Oscillatoria sp. FACHB-1407, one region includes:
- a CDS encoding CAP domain-containing protein yields the protein MARDLGADNLQQSRALRSGVIRKDAIGGTDPADFYWFRLKGRSSLKLDLRALRANADLEIVQDRDRDGTVDVGEVVASSRASGNAAESIAIDGLGSGTYFIRVFPKTESSTVYRLTLTTTPTDRISPTYDVVLKTNAYRVQNGLQPLALNTQLTNAAQTYARAMAVQDNFSHTGADGSSPWDRMRAADYDYSEAAENLAAGHTSAASAMRGWINSSGHRRNLLAYQVQEIGVGYFYLGRDTGRYTYRHYWAQSMATPADVRVTPRVPEGISRD from the coding sequence ATGGCACGAGATTTAGGGGCAGACAACCTGCAACAGTCGAGGGCACTGCGATCGGGTGTCATTCGCAAAGACGCGATCGGCGGAACTGACCCAGCCGATTTCTATTGGTTTCGCCTCAAGGGTCGCAGCAGCTTAAAGTTGGATCTCAGGGCGTTGAGAGCCAATGCTGATCTGGAAATTGTGCAAGATCGCGATCGCGATGGCACAGTCGATGTCGGGGAAGTGGTGGCTAGCTCACGCGCATCGGGTAACGCCGCCGAATCGATCGCGATCGATGGGCTGGGCAGCGGCACCTACTTTATCCGCGTGTTTCCCAAAACGGAGAGCAGCACGGTCTATCGGCTCACCTTGACTACAACCCCCACCGATCGCATCAGCCCTACCTACGATGTAGTGCTAAAAACCAATGCCTACCGGGTGCAGAACGGATTGCAACCCCTGGCATTGAATACCCAACTGACCAACGCCGCTCAAACCTATGCCCGTGCGATGGCAGTGCAAGATAACTTCAGCCACACGGGGGCAGATGGTTCCTCCCCCTGGGATCGGATGCGAGCAGCCGACTACGACTACTCAGAAGCCGCTGAAAACCTGGCTGCCGGACACACCTCAGCCGCCTCTGCCATGCGCGGATGGATCAACAGCAGCGGACATCGCCGCAATCTCCTTGCCTATCAGGTACAAGAGATCGGCGTGGGTTATTTCTATCTGGGTCGCGATACGGGTCGCTATACCTATAGGCACTATTGGGCACAGTCAATGGCAACTCCGGCAGATGTGCGAGTCACACCACGAGTGCCAGAGGGCATTTCACGAGATTAG
- a CDS encoding hybrid sensor histidine kinase/response regulator, which produces MTADGNLAQLHEELTALRSQVDQLQRSQELFGGILESSHDCLAAVDLEYRLIAFNQAYKQEFESRFNTSLELGTNLIDILTQQSESLLEWWQRALQGEEFTVTQEVQGDPAKPDGANHQPKSYEITFSPICDQHNQIIGALHRAHDISLRKQAEAALKKTRNELEMRVAERTAELVNVNRQLQAELDDRTHIETALRESQARFAGILEIASDAIIAVDAQQCITLFNQGAEKIFGYTASEAIGQSLDILLPSRFAHAHRHHVSQFGQAPHQARRMGERSEIYGRRRDGSEFPAEASISKLQIGNEIVFTVILRDVSERKQVENERRQAKQALERVSRQNELILNSVGEGLCGLDLQGNITFANPAAARLLGYRIQELRSQPIHLILPRTVTEDTSFTSSRIYAALQTGLVYHVTDEAFQRRDGTTFPVEYISTPIREQGEIIGAVVTFRDISDRLVVERMKDEFISVVSHELRTPLTSIHGSLGMLASGLLPADSDKGKRLLQIAVDSTNRLVRLINDILDIERIESGKVTMEKAICNVADLMREAVNVVQAIADKFEVSLEVVSLTAQIWADPDRIIQTLTNLLSNAIKFSPQGGTVWLTAERTGEEIWMTVKDRGRGIPADKLDTIFERFQQVDASDSRNHDGTGLGLAICRSIVQQHAGRIWVESVLGEGSTFYVALPPLEENAIAADFTVDSPLVLICDDDDATRNTLKHYLEPRGYQTLITHSGKDAIEQAIAHHPNVIILDLLMPGMNGWDVINTLKGRQDTQSIPIIICSVSSPSQSNYPSQGFISWVSKPIDEVSLFQSLRQALMKGNRE; this is translated from the coding sequence ATGACGGCTGACGGTAACTTAGCCCAACTCCACGAGGAGCTTACCGCCCTTCGATCTCAGGTTGATCAATTGCAGCGATCGCAGGAGTTGTTTGGGGGCATTTTAGAGAGTAGCCACGATTGTCTCGCAGCAGTTGATTTAGAGTATCGGCTAATCGCCTTTAACCAGGCATATAAGCAGGAATTTGAATCGCGCTTTAACACAAGCCTTGAACTGGGCACCAACCTGATCGACATCCTGACTCAGCAGTCCGAATCTTTGCTGGAGTGGTGGCAACGAGCACTCCAGGGGGAAGAGTTCACCGTTACACAAGAGGTTCAGGGCGATCCTGCAAAACCTGATGGAGCAAACCATCAGCCCAAATCCTACGAGATCACCTTTAGCCCAATTTGCGATCAGCACAATCAAATTATTGGCGCACTGCATCGTGCTCACGACATCAGTTTGCGGAAACAAGCAGAAGCCGCACTCAAGAAAACGCGCAATGAACTGGAAATGCGTGTAGCCGAACGAACTGCCGAGTTGGTGAATGTGAACCGCCAATTACAGGCAGAATTGGACGACCGCACGCACATTGAAACGGCACTGCGTGAATCACAAGCTCGCTTTGCAGGCATCTTAGAAATTGCCAGTGATGCCATCATTGCGGTCGATGCTCAGCAATGCATCACCTTGTTTAACCAGGGAGCAGAAAAAATCTTTGGTTACACGGCATCAGAGGCGATCGGGCAATCCCTCGACATTCTACTGCCTAGCCGATTTGCCCACGCTCACCGTCACCACGTCAGCCAGTTTGGGCAGGCTCCGCACCAGGCTCGACGTATGGGCGAACGCAGCGAGATCTATGGGCGACGCCGCGATGGCAGTGAGTTTCCAGCAGAAGCCTCGATCTCAAAACTGCAAATCGGTAATGAAATCGTTTTCACCGTGATCCTGCGCGATGTGAGCGAACGCAAGCAGGTTGAAAACGAACGCCGACAAGCGAAACAAGCCCTGGAGCGAGTTAGCCGTCAAAACGAGCTGATTCTTAACTCGGTGGGGGAAGGTTTGTGTGGATTGGATTTGCAGGGCAACATTACCTTCGCCAATCCTGCGGCGGCACGATTGTTGGGTTACCGGATTCAGGAGTTGCGATCGCAGCCGATTCACCTGATCCTGCCGCGCACCGTCACCGAAGATACCTCCTTTACCAGTTCCCGCATCTATGCCGCTTTGCAAACCGGATTGGTCTACCATGTCACCGACGAAGCATTTCAGCGGCGGGATGGCACTACTTTTCCGGTGGAATATATCAGTACCCCAATTCGAGAGCAGGGGGAGATTATTGGAGCCGTGGTGACATTTCGGGATATTAGCGATCGCCTCGTAGTGGAGCGCATGAAGGACGAATTCATCTCCGTTGTGAGTCATGAACTGCGGACGCCGCTCACCTCTATTCACGGTTCCCTGGGAATGCTGGCTAGTGGGTTGTTGCCTGCCGACTCTGACAAGGGCAAACGCCTCTTGCAAATTGCGGTGGATAGTACCAATCGTCTCGTGCGTTTGATTAACGACATTCTCGATATTGAACGCATCGAGTCGGGTAAGGTGACGATGGAGAAAGCCATTTGCAATGTCGCGGATTTGATGCGGGAGGCTGTCAATGTGGTGCAGGCGATCGCCGATAAGTTTGAGGTTAGTCTTGAAGTTGTGTCGTTGACGGCTCAAATTTGGGCAGACCCCGATCGCATCATTCAAACCCTGACCAACCTACTGAGCAACGCCATTAAATTCTCTCCTCAAGGTGGCACGGTTTGGCTCACTGCCGAGCGAACCGGGGAAGAGATCTGGATGACGGTGAAAGACCGGGGGCGAGGCATTCCCGCTGATAAGCTCGACACCATTTTTGAACGGTTTCAACAGGTGGATGCCTCTGACTCCCGGAACCACGATGGCACCGGATTGGGATTGGCAATCTGTCGCAGCATTGTCCAACAACATGCTGGACGGATTTGGGTTGAGAGTGTGTTGGGCGAAGGCAGCACTTTCTATGTTGCGTTGCCTCCTCTAGAAGAGAACGCGATCGCGGCTGATTTCACGGTTGATAGTCCTCTCGTTCTGATTTGTGATGACGACGATGCGACTCGCAATACCCTCAAACATTACCTGGAACCGCGAGGCTATCAAACCTTGATCACCCATTCTGGGAAGGATGCCATTGAACAGGCGATCGCTCATCATCCCAATGTCATCATCCTGGATCTGCTGATGCCGGGAATGAATGGATGGGATGTGATCAACACCCTCAAAGGTCGTCAGGACACCCAAAGTATCCCAATTATTATTTGCAGTGTCTCCTCCCCTTCCCAGAGCAACTATCCCTCGCAAGGGTTTATCAGTTGGGTTAGCAAACCGATTGATGAGGTGTCGCTATTTCAATCGCTGCGACAGGCGTTGATGAAAGGGAATAGGGAATAG
- a CDS encoding aminopeptidase P family protein: MSLQSDRLQTNYLLADTLRQRRQRLAALVDFPVILWSGGSSARNYPGNPYPFRASSHFLYFAGVPLYNAAIRLERGKLELFMDDPTAADILWHGDSARRSHIAVQIGADADYPLSELKHRTEGAATVPVQDAATRLQQAEWLNRELAPTHQADGIDLELAKAIVTVRLTHDQAALAELRKAAAVSVQAHKAGMAATSTATQESDIRAAMEGVILARNMTCAYTSIVTVHGEVLHNNYYHHPVRPGDLLLADVGAEAETGWASDITRTWAVSGQFSSTQRDIYNVVLAAHDLCIEQVQPGVEYRDLHLMAATVIAAGLVDLGILKGHAEDLVAMDAHALFFPHGIGHLIGLDVHDMEDFWDLAGYEPGRTRSDRFGLGYLRLDRPLRPGMLFSIEPGFYQVPAILNDGDRRAKYADVVDWDRLAAFADVRGIRIEDDVLVTDTGHEVLTADLPTKPEAIEALVKP, from the coding sequence ATGTCCCTTCAGAGCGATCGCTTGCAAACAAACTACTTGTTGGCAGACACGCTGCGCCAGCGACGCCAGCGACTTGCTGCCCTGGTGGATTTTCCGGTGATTCTCTGGTCAGGGGGGAGCAGTGCCCGCAACTATCCGGGAAATCCCTACCCGTTTCGTGCCAGCAGCCATTTCCTCTACTTTGCAGGGGTACCGCTTTACAACGCAGCCATCCGTCTGGAGCGGGGCAAGTTAGAGCTATTTATGGATGACCCAACTGCGGCTGATATTTTGTGGCATGGCGACAGTGCGCGGCGATCGCACATTGCAGTCCAGATTGGAGCCGATGCTGACTATCCTCTCTCAGAACTGAAACATCGTACTGAAGGAGCCGCTACTGTTCCAGTGCAGGATGCAGCCACTCGCTTGCAACAAGCTGAATGGCTCAATCGTGAACTCGCCCCCACGCATCAGGCAGACGGGATTGATTTAGAGTTGGCAAAGGCGATCGTCACAGTACGCCTGACCCACGATCAGGCGGCTCTGGCAGAATTGCGTAAAGCCGCTGCGGTCAGCGTTCAGGCACACAAGGCAGGCATGGCAGCGACCTCCACTGCTACTCAGGAATCAGACATCCGAGCGGCAATGGAAGGGGTGATTTTGGCGCGTAACATGACCTGCGCCTATACCAGCATTGTCACCGTTCACGGTGAGGTGTTGCACAACAACTACTATCATCATCCAGTGCGTCCGGGTGATTTGCTATTAGCCGATGTCGGGGCTGAAGCTGAGACGGGTTGGGCATCCGACATCACCCGCACCTGGGCAGTTTCTGGGCAATTTTCCTCAACGCAGCGCGACATTTACAATGTGGTGCTGGCTGCCCACGACCTGTGTATCGAGCAAGTGCAACCGGGAGTGGAATACCGCGATTTGCATTTGATGGCAGCAACGGTGATTGCCGCCGGATTGGTGGATTTAGGCATCCTCAAGGGTCATGCGGAAGATCTGGTGGCAATGGATGCCCATGCTTTATTCTTTCCACATGGGATTGGACACCTGATCGGGCTGGATGTCCACGATATGGAAGACTTTTGGGATCTGGCAGGGTATGAACCGGGCAGGACTCGCAGCGATCGCTTCGGATTAGGCTATCTGCGGCTCGATCGCCCCCTGCGCCCTGGGATGCTGTTCTCGATTGAGCCGGGGTTCTATCAAGTGCCTGCGATCTTGAATGATGGCGATCGCCGTGCTAAGTATGCTGACGTTGTAGATTGGGATCGCCTCGCTGCTTTTGCGGATGTACGGGGTATCCGGATTGAGGATGATGTGTTAGTGACGGATACGGGGCACGAGGTGTTGACGGCGGATTTGCCAACAAAACCAGAGGCGATCGAGGCGTTGGTGAAACCCTAA
- a CDS encoding response regulator, whose product MKILIVEDDALIANALTEILSDQTYAVEVATDGQTGWDLLETYSYDLVLLDVMLPQLDGISLCKKLRSHHYTMPVLLLTGRDSGHDKAVGLDAGADDYVVKPFDPEELVARIRALLRRGSTVANPILEWGDLCLDPTLCEVTWQGKPVALTSKEYALMELFLRNRRRVFSCGMILEHLWAYDTMPGEEAVRTHIKCLRQKFKAAGIPTDLVETVYGIGYKLKAEPETAPLADLSPANSKQQASSQLTPPAEAPYQQHMKTAIAGIWERHKDRVSEQISVIEQAAIALAHGKPERELHQQAYQEAHTLAGSLGTFGFMQGSELARQIEGLLKPEKRLKPSNINTLQSLVEQLRHEIDPPVVSPSAASELPVLLIVDRNSAATKDLVNAANSQGWRTLVSHDLASTRSHLTQHTPAAVLVDPTCLPDTPERLEFLQTLSHSKPAIPILIYTTQDSLSDRLQFAQMKGCTFLHKPLSAQTILDTVQQLRHRETTMEARLMAVDDDPKVLALLQTLLEPWGLHVTTLDDSRRFWETLEQTAPDLLILDVEMPHVGGIELCQVVRNDAQWGGLPILFLTAHTDAEIVNRVFAAGADDFVSKPIVGPELVARIISRLERIKLLQNLQACWQSQRPTLQSNDLQMRNSA is encoded by the coding sequence ATGAAAATTCTGATTGTTGAAGACGACGCTCTGATTGCTAACGCTTTAACGGAGATTCTCTCTGACCAGACCTATGCTGTTGAGGTGGCGACGGATGGACAGACAGGGTGGGACTTGCTCGAAACCTACAGTTATGACCTGGTGCTGTTGGATGTGATGTTGCCCCAGTTAGACGGGATTAGTCTCTGTAAAAAACTGCGATCGCACCATTACACGATGCCTGTGTTGCTCTTGACCGGACGGGATAGCGGGCACGACAAAGCCGTAGGGTTAGATGCCGGGGCAGACGATTATGTGGTCAAACCCTTTGACCCTGAAGAGTTGGTAGCGCGTATTCGTGCGCTTTTACGACGGGGTAGCACAGTTGCCAATCCCATTTTGGAATGGGGCGACTTGTGCCTTGATCCCACCTTGTGTGAGGTCACCTGGCAGGGCAAACCTGTTGCCCTGACCTCTAAGGAATATGCGTTGATGGAGCTGTTTTTGCGAAATCGTCGCCGCGTGTTTAGCTGCGGCATGATTTTAGAGCATCTCTGGGCGTATGACACCATGCCGGGTGAGGAGGCAGTCCGCACCCATATCAAATGCCTCCGGCAAAAGTTTAAAGCGGCTGGAATTCCTACAGATCTGGTAGAAACGGTGTATGGCATTGGCTACAAACTCAAGGCAGAACCAGAAACGGCTCCTTTAGCGGATCTGTCTCCTGCAAACTCAAAGCAGCAAGCCAGTTCGCAGCTAACCCCTCCTGCGGAAGCACCCTACCAGCAGCATATGAAAACAGCGATCGCTGGCATTTGGGAGCGACACAAAGACCGGGTTAGTGAGCAAATTTCGGTGATTGAGCAGGCGGCGATCGCTCTGGCACACGGCAAGCCAGAACGGGAGTTGCATCAACAGGCTTACCAGGAGGCACACACGCTGGCAGGCAGTCTGGGAACCTTTGGCTTTATGCAGGGGTCGGAGTTAGCCCGGCAGATTGAAGGATTGCTCAAACCTGAGAAACGGCTCAAGCCTTCTAATATCAACACCTTGCAGAGTTTAGTAGAGCAACTGCGTCACGAGATTGATCCACCCGTTGTTTCTCCATCGGCTGCTTCAGAGTTGCCCGTGCTGTTAATCGTAGATAGGAATTCCGCTGCTACGAAAGACCTGGTTAATGCTGCTAACAGTCAGGGATGGCGAACGCTGGTCAGCCACGATTTAGCCAGTACGCGATCGCACCTGACGCAACACACACCAGCGGCGGTGCTGGTTGACCCTACCTGTCTGCCAGATACTCCAGAGCGGTTAGAGTTTCTGCAAACCTTGAGCCACTCCAAGCCAGCCATTCCGATCCTGATCTACACCACGCAGGACAGCTTGAGCGATCGCCTGCAATTTGCTCAAATGAAAGGCTGTACTTTTCTCCATAAGCCACTATCCGCGCAGACCATTCTCGATACGGTGCAACAACTGCGGCACCGCGAGACAACGATGGAGGCACGGTTAATGGCGGTGGATGATGATCCTAAAGTGCTGGCTCTGCTGCAAACATTGCTAGAACCCTGGGGATTGCATGTGACGACGCTGGATGATTCCCGTCGGTTTTGGGAGACACTGGAGCAAACGGCTCCCGATTTGCTGATTCTGGATGTCGAAATGCCTCACGTCGGTGGAATTGAGCTGTGCCAGGTGGTTCGCAATGATGCCCAGTGGGGCGGGTTGCCCATCCTGTTTTTAACGGCGCACACCGATGCCGAGATTGTGAATCGGGTGTTTGCAGCGGGTGCCGATGATTTTGTCAGTAAACCCATCGTCGGTCCAGAGTTAGTCGCCCGCATCATCAGCCGATTGGAGCGGATCAAACTGCTGCAAAACTTGCAAGCCTGCTGGCAATCTCAACGCCCAACCCTCCAATCTAATGACTTACAAATGAGGAACTCTGCATGA
- a CDS encoding response regulator: MSAKRILVVDNEAYIREVAQICLETTAGWEVLTANSGQEGIAIAQTDQPDAILLDVMMPDMDGLTTFQHLQANAATQKIPVILLTAKVQASDRQRYGELGVTGAIAKPFDPLQLAQQVATTLGWTLT, translated from the coding sequence ATGTCTGCTAAACGTATTTTGGTTGTTGACAATGAAGCCTACATCCGCGAAGTTGCTCAGATTTGTTTAGAGACAACCGCTGGATGGGAGGTTTTGACGGCTAACTCTGGGCAAGAAGGGATTGCGATCGCCCAAACGGATCAACCTGACGCCATTTTGCTGGACGTGATGATGCCCGATATGGATGGGTTGACCACGTTTCAGCATTTGCAGGCAAACGCAGCTACGCAAAAGATTCCAGTGATTTTGTTGACCGCTAAAGTGCAAGCCTCCGATCGCCAGCGATATGGTGAATTGGGCGTGACTGGGGCGATCGCCAAGCCCTTTGATCCGCTGCAACTGGCTCAGCAGGTTGCGACGACTTTGGGTTGGACCTTGACTTGA
- the recF gene encoding DNA replication/repair protein RecF (All proteins in this family for which functions are known are DNA-binding proteins that assist the filamentation of RecA onto DNA for the initiation of recombination or recombinational repair.), with product MFLHSLHLRQFRNYQDQRVEFVAPKTILVGENAQGKSNLLEAVELLATLRSHRATRDRELVLDGRAIAQVNATLERSLGSVDLALTLRTQGRRTVALNEQSLKRQLDFLGVMNAVQFSSLDLELVRSGPGQRRDWLDSVLTQLEPVYASILHQYNMILRQRNALLRQRQLGQTVDLSEEAASTDLSQLAVWDAQLAIAGTRVMRRRARALQRLAPIAQTWHQAISNSQEILDVRYIPNVTLTDDEPTAIQQAFLEKIQQRAIAEKHQGTSLVGPHRDEIEFTINQTPARQYGSQGQQRTLVLALKLAELKLIETVVGEPPLLLLDDVLAELDLNRQNKLLDTIQERFQTLITTTHLGSFDAQWLKSSQILTVKAGQIWL from the coding sequence ATGTTTCTCCACTCGCTCCACCTTCGCCAGTTCCGCAATTATCAGGATCAGCGGGTGGAGTTTGTGGCTCCTAAGACCATCCTGGTTGGGGAGAATGCTCAGGGCAAGTCCAATTTATTGGAAGCAGTAGAGTTGCTGGCGACGTTGCGATCGCACCGGGCTACACGCGATCGCGAACTCGTCCTGGATGGCAGAGCGATCGCCCAGGTCAACGCCACGTTAGAACGCAGTCTCGGCAGTGTGGACTTGGCGTTGACTTTGCGGACTCAAGGACGACGCACGGTTGCCCTGAATGAACAATCCCTCAAACGCCAACTGGATTTCTTGGGGGTGATGAATGCGGTGCAGTTTTCCAGTCTTGATCTGGAGTTGGTTCGCAGTGGACCCGGACAACGGCGCGACTGGCTCGACAGCGTGTTGACTCAACTGGAGCCTGTCTATGCCTCAATCCTGCATCAGTACAACATGATTTTGCGGCAGCGCAACGCTCTGTTGCGACAGCGGCAGCTTGGACAAACGGTTGATCTGAGTGAAGAGGCTGCATCAACTGACCTCAGCCAATTAGCCGTCTGGGATGCTCAGTTGGCGATCGCCGGAACTCGTGTAATGCGGCGACGAGCCAGAGCCTTGCAACGATTAGCCCCGATCGCCCAAACCTGGCATCAAGCGATCAGCAATAGCCAGGAGATTTTGGACGTACGCTACATCCCGAATGTGACCCTGACTGACGATGAACCCACCGCCATTCAGCAGGCGTTTTTGGAGAAGATTCAACAACGGGCGATCGCTGAGAAACATCAGGGGACATCGCTTGTCGGTCCACATCGCGATGAGATTGAATTCACCATCAACCAAACTCCGGCACGTCAGTATGGCTCTCAAGGGCAACAACGGACGCTTGTGCTGGCATTAAAGTTGGCGGAGTTAAAGCTGATTGAAACGGTTGTCGGCGAACCGCCGCTGTTGTTGCTGGATGATGTGTTGGCGGAACTGGATTTGAATCGTCAAAACAAACTCCTCGATACGATTCAGGAGCGATTTCAAACGCTGATTACAACGACACACCTGGGGTCGTTTGATGCTCAATGGCTGAAGTCTTCGCAGATTTTGACGGTCAAGGCGGGGCAGATATGGCTATAG